The following DNA comes from Musa acuminata AAA Group cultivar baxijiao chromosome BXJ1-4, Cavendish_Baxijiao_AAA, whole genome shotgun sequence.
AGCACAATATGCAGTGATACTAGATCCCCTTTTTCTGACTATTAGTTTGAAACCATTAAAGAAGTTGCTTCATTGTTTTTAAACACTTCACACGAAATCATATTCAAATCTTTATATGAAATTCCACCAGTTTTGGAATAATGTATCGTGAACTTAGAACTTCTGGACAAATATGCAATGCAGAGTTTAATGCTTCCAAATGTGCTGCGCCATGTGGCAGAGATACGAGATGAATTCTAAAGGAGTAGAGGTATTCTGGAAGAGCTGGCTGCCGAAGCCTGGTACCACCACCAAGGCTGCTCTTTTCTTTTGCCATGGATACGGCAGTAcctgcaccttcttctttgagggTTGGCGGCAAACTTTTATCAAAGTTGTATATTAATTTTCAGGCATACCTCTGACTTGAATCTAACACAAAAGGGAAGTTTCAGGGATTGCAAAGATAATTGCAGATGCAGGCTATGCAGTCTTTGCCATGGACTACCCCGGTTTTGGGCTCTCGCAGGGCTTGCATGGCTATATCCCGAGTTTTGATGGAATGGTAGACCATGTTATCGAGCAATATGCAGCCATCAGAGGTCAATATCATATACTTCTTTTGGTATATTCCATTCAGCATTGTAGATGGATAGGCTGATCTTGGTGCAAGTTTTTTGGTCATGTGCAGCTATGGAGGGAGTTAGAGAACTACGTCACTTCCTCTTGGGGCAATCGATGGGTGGAGCTGTTGCACTTAAAATCCACTTGAAGCAGCCAGAGGAGTGGGATGGAGTGCTTCTTGTGGCACCAATGTGCAAAGTAAGATGTCTTGCACATAAATGTTTGCCACTTAAATATGTGAATTTCGTTTAGTCATTTGGTTATTGACAATAAATATTAGATATTCCCCCCTTGGTGACTTCAGTTTATTAGATTTCTGCAATTCTGACCCACAATTCTTCATGATTCATATTTTATTATAGATTTATATACAAAAAAGAAAGAGGATACTATTACTGTGGTTTGTGAAATTTCATTGCTGTTAAGCTAATACCTGAGTACCtggaaaagataaaattataagcAGCGATGAGAGAGCAAGTTTTATAATTTCATTGGAAGCTGGAAATTGTAGAGAACAACTCGAACAAGACAATCATATTTATGATTAGAAGTTGTCATAGGCTTTTGTAAAAAGATTCTGTGCTGGTTCTATGATGTATATGTTGCATGCTGTATAAACAGGTGACATAATTGTTTTTGGACCCTTTGGAATAATTCTAACATGAATTGGCATATCATCTTTAGAGATTTCTGTACAACATAACAAATCAGTACCATAATTTGTTTCATTGTGGTGCTCTTCACTGTGGCAATTTATATTTGAGTAGCAAAATTGTCTATTATACTGTTTGTCAGTTTGTTATGCCCTAACATATCCTAGTAGATTAGCTGCTGGCAACTGTTTAGATAGTACCTTACTAAGATTATTATAGAGGACAAGATTATGTTTTGCATAAATGCAGGCAGAGATATATGGAGCTACAGTTACAacacaacacaaaaatgaattTTCTTCTATGAGACTTAGTGATGAATTTTGGGTGGCATTGATTGTCAATCATTGTGGCATTTTCTCTTTATTAAAGTTCTGTTGGAGAATGACAAGAACCAGAAATGACTAAAGCATGGAAATTGTCCAATCTAAGACTGATGTTATCCATGCTTAGCTTTATGCTAGTGTGATGGCAATACCTTAATTACAATACAATATTAATTTTTCTGAGGTTGTAAGATTGCAGAAGAGGTGACACCACCAGGACCTGTTTTGAAGGCACTAACTCTCATGTCATATGTTTTACCTGAGGCAAAGTTATTTCCGCAGAAAGATCTAGGAGTCTTGTCATTCAGAGATCCAACGAAAAGAAAAGTGGTTTGTTTTTTCCCACTGTCTTACAGTATGAAAActattttaatataattgaaaGTCATAattgtcttctttttttcttgttttatctGTTTTGTCCTGTGTTTCTTCATTTTTTacctcttctattcttttcatcgtTTCTTGAATCAAGCCTGGTGAGGTTCTCCTGCAGTCTCTTCTTGAAAAAGATCATAGTAgaaatgattttatattctttCACTTATTTGATAACATTGAGGAATTTAAAGGGCATAAATCTATTCTAATCTCTGCTATGCCAACTTATTGTGAAAAAACATTATTCCAAGTGCATATTCAGATATTATGGATAAATCTTGTTTGCATCACCAGAGACCTATGTGGAATCATCCTAGATTCCAGTCAAGGTAGTAATAATTTACAATTTGCATCAGAATTAATTTATTAGTCAGACTAGTATTTTCACAATATTGTACAAATTAACTCTACAAATTTGTTCAAATGCTTACCTAGGACATCGATTTTGTGAGTCAGGAAATTAACCTGTGTGACACAACAGCAAACCTAGGAGCTCTCTTTTTTTGCGTGTGATGCATTCTaccataaattaatatatttgcgGTCAATAATAAGTGGAGCAAGTAACTACTTGCCTGAAACTTCAACAGGTTCTCTGTTGTGTGAAGTAGCAAGTAACTTTCAGACTGCAGCTTTAGGCTGGATCATTAATCTATCCAGTTTTGTTTACCTATAAAAAGAAGTTCCAGCTACCTATGACAGATCCATGAATTTtcttattcaaatatttttttccttaTCCCTGAAAGAATAACTTCTAGCTGAACTCCTGGCTATGCTCATTGGGAAATTGCAGGAGGTTAATCCTCTAAAGCATTTATCTCGCCTGTCCAAATGGATGGGATTTTATAATCTACTTTTACTGCACATGTTTCTTAATCTAAAAGCTCTCTCCTTCTCGTTCCCTTTTTATACTCAAGGGATCGTCCTCTATGACCATGAGGGTTAGCCATATTAGGAATAAAACCATGCAAGATGCTGATTTTTATCAGTTGCTTAATAACATGTTCTTCCCGAAAATTTGATGAGCTACTAAAGAGAACCTCTTCATTTTTTGATTCAGGGGTTGTCCTCTGTGATAACGTGTAGTTATCTGTTGTCCTTTTACTATATTTGGTATACAAACTTTTGTCACCATATACTCCTAGTATAGCTGTTTACATCTGTTTTTCCTTGTTTATAGATCTGCTTTCTTAAAGTTGTGTGGATTACTGCTTGAATTTGTACTGTATGTATTTTATCAAAGGTTTTAATATTAAGTCACAGTTGTTACTTGTAGGCCGAGTTAAATGTGATTTCATATTCTGACCAAATGCGGTTAAGAACAGCTGTTGAACTAATAAAGGCTACGCAAGATATTGAGTCACAACTGAAGAAGGTCAGCTTCTTATGTGCATTCTTAGTTACTTTGCAAACGTAGCACAAACATTTATCTTAACTGGCTGTGCAAAATTACTTTAATTGCAGCATCAAAAAGTGAAAAATAGATGCAAAAGAATGTGTGCATTGATGCGCTAGAGGTAGCATGTAAGAGAGCATCCTTTCCTTGTTTATAAACTAATCCAAGATCAAAGTATCATGGCAAATCCCCTAGTGGTCGGGTAATACTTGCTATGGCATGGCGCTGGGTGGTGTGCTGGCCAGCACAAACCTAGCTTGACCCGGCTTCTATTTTGGTGCACAGCTGCTATGGCATGATGAGGCGACTTGTGTTGATACCCTGTTGGCATTCTATGATTAGCCAGCATGGAAATCCATGTCTACTCTGACCTTGTATTTCTTCTGTGAAGGACATTTATGTTGACCATCAAAATCCCTCCTTTCCCTCATCCACATTCATTCTTCAAACCAATAAATATACTCTTCTTCAAGGTACTTTAGAGCTTTGTTCACCTTTTATACAATGATAAATCTTTTGTAGTTTTCAAAGTTACTGCATGCTATGTTGTCCATGCTAACAGGAACAATCAGAAGAACCATGGCCTGCGTACTTGAAGCAAAATTCAGAATTCTGATCACTCGTAAAATCTTTCAGGTTCGTTCTCCATTGCTGATTCTTCACGGAGCTGCAGACAAAGTCACGGATCCAAATGTGAGCAAAATCCTCTACAATATGGCTAATACAAATGACAAAACCCTCAAGCTGtatgaagaaggctttcactgtaTTCTAGAGGGAGAGCCAGATGGAAGGATCTTAAGTGTCATTAATGATATCATATCATGGCTAGATTCTCATTCAGATAAGAATTAGTTGCCCTTAAGTATTATTCTTTGCTGATGCAGAGAGTGCAGATTCAAATACTGAATACTTTTGTTTTATCTTCGGCATCTTTTGATGTTTTGTCACAATCAAACAGTGTCTAAGAAACTATTTACTGCTAATATATGTCTAATTTTCTGGCTCTTTGATTACATTAGCAACCTTATCAAGCCATCTTTACATCCCTGCATGACAAATCCAAGACTGTTAGTATACTCTCATCTGACACTTTCTGTAGGTAATGTATTTTATGATCCCATCGAACCGAATCGAAGTAGAGGCCATCTGTGAAAAAATTACTTAAAACATATTACCTAAATTTTCACCTATAATCacaaaataatgataataataatcaacATCACCAGGATATTATCAAGTAGTGATTTGCTGGCACAGTTGCAATTCAAGATAAGGTATGCATGAATAAGGAGGATGAAAAGGACAAGATTGCCAACTCCCTTAAACCAAATCCCATCACTCAGCTAAGATTTCCTGAGTCTGCTTCCATCCATCTCAATCCCTTGGAACAAATTCATGGAGTTGACACAACACAGCTAAATTTACTGTTTCAATCAGCATCAACCACCATCCAAGTTCATGATGGATTCTTTTTTCTCCTCATTTTGATCAATTTTATTCTTATTCATCTAATTTTGTTCTcactgttgatttttttttttttttgggggggggtacCATTAGCTTAGTCGACACGGCTAACATCATTGTTTAGTCACATCAAATGCACGACTTTAGTGTTGTCGTAATTAATAATCTAACCCTTAATTTGCTAAATTAgtcacttcttttttttttcttttatcttttttactcttattttccttttttttttcctttttttactcAGAACGAAGAAAAATATTTACACGTGAAATAAAGATAAGAATCATAGGATGAGATAAAGATTAATCTTACACGATTAAAATTTCCTGATTCATATATCTAAGTTCACTCGTGTTATAATATGTCTTTATATTTTTTTGCTGGATAATAATAATGCCCTAACATTTTAAAgctaggaaaaataaaaaatatatatatatattccagctCAAAAAGCAGCAATCTTTCAAGGGGCAATATTTATTTTGGTACCCGTTACCCTCCGACCTTAGGTGTCTCCATCTCCTCGCGGGCCCATGTACGGGGCGCCCTTCACCACCAATTGGAGGCAGGTAAATGACACGAGCAAGAATTGTTTCTCGGCAGGAGAAGTCGGGCTCAATTCCATCCTCCTGCGCCACAAGTGTGTCAAGAGATGCCACGTTGACTCCATTGGTGTGTGGGGGACGACAGACAAGCAGGGTGACAAGAACCCAACCCAACACAACCCGGCGTCGCCGCCCACAGAAGACGATCCAAAACCAGGAAACCGGTCAAGCCGTCCTTGTACTGCTTCCACAAAACCGGGAGTACTATCATTGCCACCATCACCAGGTTTCCTTTTCCTGTTCCTTCCTCTCCCCTTCCTCACTGTTTTCACGAATAGCATTCCCATCGTCCTCTTTTACTCGGCTCCGACGACACAGCCGCAATTATGTGTCCTCCGAACGTGCAAGCCACGCGCTGGTCTTCCTTTTTCTTTACCTTTTTTTCTCTCCCAAAAGATTCTGCAATCAAAtctactgagagagagagagagatggtaaaATGGACCATTTCGATGgtatgatgttgatgatgatgatacgtCGGCAAAGCAAACCCGCTTTCCGAGTCTCTGGCGAAACCAGTGGCCATACTTGAAACCCACGGCTGGTCTTCCCATGGAGTTCCAACCACTTATATAGGCCCCCCCTTGCTCCTCCTCTCTTCGCCCACGTCTCACCCGCCTTCGCTTCTTGTATTGATAGAGAGGTAGGATCGACGCCATGAGGATGAGCTGCAACGGTTGTCGGGTGCTGCGAAAGGGGTGCAGCGACGACTGCAGCATCAGGCCCTGCCTGCGGTGGATCAAGAGCCCCGAGTCCCAGGCTAACGCCACCGTCTTCCTCGCCAAGTTCTACGGCCGCGCCGGCCTCATGAATCTCATCAACGCCGGCCCCGACCACCTCCGCCCTGGTCGGTACAACTACCGCGTCTTCTACTTTTAGTACTGGTACAGAATTCTGCTCGTTGCGGATGATGATAAGCTGAAACATCCTTGGATTCTTGCAGCGATATTCCGGTCTCTTCTGTACGAGGCTTGCGGCCGGATCGTCAATCCGATCTACGGCTCCGTGGGCCTGCTGTTGTCGGGAAGTTGGCAGCTCACCCAGGCTGCGGTGGAGGCGGTGCTCAAGGGCGCCCCCATCGTCCAGATCCCGTCCGAGACGGCGGCATCCACCCCGACCCCGCCGCTCAAGGCCTACGACATCCGGCACATCTCCAAGGACCCCGGAGCCGGCGGCTGCGCTCGTGCGGCCGCCGAGCTACACAAGGTCAACAAGGCTGGCTCCCGGTTCAAGCGCTCCGGCGCCAAGGCCGCCCGTCCGGCCGCCATCCATCCTCTGGAATTCCACGAGTCCACGGGCAGCGACTCGACCGAGCCGGCGGCCGATGCCGGCGTGGGCGGAGGAGGGGACGAAGAGTGCCAGGTGGAGGAGAGCATGTCCTCGGCGGACATCGCGGAGGCGTCGTCCCACGTGAGCCAAGGCGAGCCTGACCGGGCCGAGGCCGAGGAGGACGACGAGGTGGGTCTGGAGCTCACCCTCGGGTCGGGACCGTTCTCCCGGTCGCATCGAGACGAGGCGCGGCGCGTCCACGACCCGGACGCGTGCACGACCGATCTCGGCCTGGCGTCGTAGCATAAACCAAAGCAGGCGGCGACGGTGGAGAATGAAGATGACCctgttttattttcatttttattctcttttttgtGTTTCCCTGAGAAGAGAGGATTAGGGGGCTTTGACAATTTGCTCCCTTGATGTAAACTTGATCTCTGCATGCACATATATCACATGAAACAAATGAATCACAGGGGAGGGAAGGTGAGGTCAATGTTCGGCCATGCTGTTCTGCAACCATTTGTAGGGGGCGTACAAGTCTGGTTTTAGGAAGCTGGGCGACATGCAAGTCCAAACTAACGAGGGGAGGAGACATCAAAGGAACCACCACTCCTTCGAAGATGGCGACGACCTTCCCACACGTGCATGACATGTGCCGGATCAAGTGCTACATAGTTTTCGTCATATTAATATTAGTAGTTAGGTTGTAAAAGTCAGGTGCTGCTAATTTGGCACAGCGGAGAATGCTTCTCGAGCCAATGAGAAGCAGCCACATATCCAAACCTAAATGtgaaaaggaagaggaagagatccCAATTGTCAAAATTGGTCAACAAAATAAAGGAGACAAGATTTTGACTCGAGTTCTTTAGCAACAATAAATTGAGAGACCAGTATTTTAaggttttaattaatttatttattttatgtcgaCATTTTGACATTTTATTATATGTTATTTGCATACAAACAAACCAATCGGGAGAAAAAGGAAGAATCAATTGATGCTGCTGTCGAGGGAGGTGGTGATGGGGCCACTCTCATGTCTTATTGTCATCTTCTTGGATCTCCATGAAAATTAAGATGTGAGGAGCATATTTTTGTCATTAATCAAGAGAAACAccttgaatttaaaaaaaaagagaaaaagataatgtTTTGATTCTAAAAGTAACAATCCAAAATATTTCCTCAcaaaaaaaaattgcattgttCTTCCATCCATACCGAGGAATCAAACGAAAGTGGGTGTATAAAGATTTAGAACTCCCTTCATACCAAACAAGGCTCAGCTGAGATGATGCAGCTCCTGAGTTATGCCAACCACAACCCTATCCCAAAACAGTCACCATCTTTGTTATCACTTGCAGCAGGAGGAGAACAGGGAATAGGACAGTGGAATCGTTTGACTAATTTAGTTGGTAAAGATTTTGACATATAAGATCTTAAACTCACATATTACTTGTGCTACTtatcttttaaaataaataaaaaaatatttttaaatcctaATACCATTTTGGTTGCACATAGTCAATGTCATAATGGTTTAGAAGAAGCTATATATGTTTcttattcataaaattaataagatatatacatttataggataattgtaataaatataaattgatatgAAACTGAATTATTAAGCGGAGGTACGTGagtaagagaaaaagaaaaaagaaagatggaGACAACGATGATGGTGGTAAAATAAATGGAATAGATACatatgaaacatattttgatagtGATTTATGTCATCGTGACCTTTTGCTTTGTATAGTCTATGGGATAAGTTAACTTTGTAgctaaaatatttaaactgaAGTTAATAATGATACACCTATC
Coding sequences within:
- the LOC135581726 gene encoding caffeoylshikimate esterase-like isoform X3 yields the protein MAIYTAAITRHRPIQLQPLDRVWGTPTGRPLRRAAVVAVAKKAIEGVGDELNAVAAENMDFAPARRRVRYAFADVHRRLDHFLFKIAPTGIQMEERYEMNSKGVEVFWKSWLPKPGTTTKAALFFCHGYGSTCTFFFEGIAKIIADAGYAVFAMDYPGFGLSQGLHGYIPSFDGMVDHVIEQYAAIRAMEGVRELRHFLLGQSMGGAVALKIHLKQPEEWDGVLLVAPMCKIAEEVTPPGPVLKALTLMSYVLPEAKLFPQKDLGVLSFRDPTKRKVAELNVISYSDQMRLRTAVELIKATQDIESQLKKVRSPLLILHGAADKVTDPNVSKILYNMANTNDKTLKLYEEGFHCILEGEPDGRILSVINDIISWLDSHSDKN
- the LOC135581726 gene encoding caffeoylshikimate esterase-like isoform X7, whose amino-acid sequence is MAIYTAAITRHRPIQLQPLDRVWGTPTGRPLRRAAVVAVAKKAIEGVGDELNAVAAENMDFAPARRRVRYAFADVHRRLDHFLFKIAPTGIQMEERYEMNSKGVEVFWKSWLPKPGTTTKAALFFCHGYGSTCTFFFEGIAKIIADAGYAVFAMDYPGFGLSQGLHGYIPSFDGMVDHVIEQYAAIRAMEGVRELRHFLLGQSMGGAVALKIHLKQPEEWDGVLLVAPMCKIAEEVTPPGPVLKALTLMSYVLPEAKLFPQKDLGVLSFRDPTKRKVAELNVISYSDQMRLRTAVELIKATQDIESQLKKEQSEEPWPAYLKQNSEF
- the LOC135581726 gene encoding caffeoylshikimate esterase-like isoform X8 gives rise to the protein MAIYTAAITRHRPIQLQPLDRVWGTPTGRPLRRAAVVAVAKKAIEGVGDELNAVAAENMDFAPARRRVRYAFADVHRRLDHFLFKIAPTGIQMEERYEMNSKGVEVFWKSWLPKPGTTTKAALFFCHGYGSTCTFFFEGIAKIIADAGYAVFAMDYPGFGLSQGLHGYIPSFDGMVDHVIEQYAAIRAMEGVRELRHFLLGQSMGGAVALKIHLKQPEEWDGVLLVAPMCKIAEEVTPPGPVLKALTLMSYVLPEAKLFPQKDLGVLSFRDPTKRKVAELNVISYSDQMRLRTAVELIKATQDIESQLKKHQKVKNRCKRMCALMR
- the LOC135581726 gene encoding caffeoylshikimate esterase-like isoform X4 — encoded protein: MAIYTAAITRHRPIQLQPLDRVWGTPTGRPLRRAAVVAVAKKAIEGVGDELNAVAAENMDFAPARRRVRYAFADVHRRLDHFLFKIAPTGIQMEERYEMNSKGVEVFWKSWLPKPGTTTKAALFFCHGYGSTCTFFFEGIAKIIADAGYAVFAMDYPGFGLSQGLHGYIPSFDGMVDHVIEQYAAIRAMEGVRELRHFLLGQSMGGAVALKIHLKQPEEWDGVLLVAPMCKIAEEVTPPGPVLKALTLMSYVLPEAKLFPQKDLGVLSFRDPTKRKVAELNVISYSDQMRLRTAVELIKATQDIESQLKKDIYVDHQNPSFPSSTFILQTNKYTLLQGSFSIADSSRSCRQSHGSKCEQNPLQYG
- the LOC135581726 gene encoding caffeoylshikimate esterase-like isoform X5 yields the protein MCCAMWQRYEMNSKGVEVFWKSWLPKPGTTTKAALFFCHGYGSTCTFFFEGIAKIIADAGYAVFAMDYPGFGLSQGLHGYIPSFDGMVDHVIEQYAAIRAMEGVRELRHFLLGQSMGGAVALKIHLKQPEEWDGVLLVAPMCKIAEEVTPPGPVLKALTLMSYVLPEAKLFPQKDLGVLSFRDPTKRKVAELNVISYSDQMRLRTAVELIKATQDIESQLKKDIYVDHQNPSFPSSTFILQTNKYTLLQGTIRRTMACVLEAKFRILITRKIFQVRSPLLILHGAADKVTDPNVSKILYNMANTNDKTLKLYEEGFHCILEGEPDGRILSVINDIISWLDSHSDKN
- the LOC135581726 gene encoding caffeoylshikimate esterase-like isoform X2, with amino-acid sequence MAIYTAAITRHRPIQLQPLDRVWGTPTGRPLRRAAVVAVAKKAIEGVGDELNAVAAENMDFAPARRRVRYAFADVHRRLDHFLFKIAPTGIQMEERYEMNSKGVEVFWKSWLPKPGTTTKAALFFCHGYGSTCTFFFEGIAKIIADAGYAVFAMDYPGFGLSQGLHGYIPSFDGMVDHVIEQYAAIRAMEGVRELRHFLLGQSMGGAVALKIHLKQPEEWDGVLLVAPMCKAELNVISYSDQMRLRTAVELIKATQDIESQLKKDIYVDHQNPSFPSSTFILQTNKYTLLQGTIRRTMACVLEAKFRILITRKIFQVRSPLLILHGAADKVTDPNVSKILYNMANTNDKTLKLYEEGFHCILEGEPDGRILSVINDIISWLDSHSDKN
- the LOC135581726 gene encoding caffeoylshikimate esterase-like isoform X1, translated to MAIYTAAITRHRPIQLQPLDRVWGTPTGRPLRRAAVVAVAKKAIEGVGDELNAVAAENMDFAPARRRVRYAFADVHRRLDHFLFKIAPTGIQMEERYEMNSKGVEVFWKSWLPKPGTTTKAALFFCHGYGSTCTFFFEGIAKIIADAGYAVFAMDYPGFGLSQGLHGYIPSFDGMVDHVIEQYAAIRAMEGVRELRHFLLGQSMGGAVALKIHLKQPEEWDGVLLVAPMCKIAEEVTPPGPVLKALTLMSYVLPEAKLFPQKDLGVLSFRDPTKRKVAELNVISYSDQMRLRTAVELIKATQDIESQLKKDIYVDHQNPSFPSSTFILQTNKYTLLQGTIRRTMACVLEAKFRILITRKIFQVRSPLLILHGAADKVTDPNVSKILYNMANTNDKTLKLYEEGFHCILEGEPDGRILSVINDIISWLDSHSDKN
- the LOC135641820 gene encoding LOB domain-containing protein 41-like, coding for MRMSCNGCRVLRKGCSDDCSIRPCLRWIKSPESQANATVFLAKFYGRAGLMNLINAGPDHLRPAIFRSLLYEACGRIVNPIYGSVGLLLSGSWQLTQAAVEAVLKGAPIVQIPSETAASTPTPPLKAYDIRHISKDPGAGGCARAAAELHKVNKAGSRFKRSGAKAARPAAIHPLEFHESTGSDSTEPAADAGVGGGGDEECQVEESMSSADIAEASSHVSQGEPDRAEAEEDDEVGLELTLGSGPFSRSHRDEARRVHDPDACTTDLGLAS
- the LOC135581726 gene encoding caffeoylshikimate esterase-like isoform X6, translated to MAIYTAAITRHRPIQLQPLDRVWGTPTGRPLRRAAVVAVAKKAIEGVGDELNAVAAENMDFAPARRRVRYAFADVHRRLDHFLFKIAPTGIQMEERYEMNSKGVEVFWKSWLPKPGTTTKAALFFCHGYGSTCTFFFEGIAKIIADAGYAVFAMDYPGFGLSQGLHGYIPSFDGMVDHVIEQYAAIRAMEGVRELRHFLLGQSMGGAVALKIHLKQPEEWDGVLLVAPMCKAELNVISYSDQMRLRTAVELIKATQDIESQLKKVRSPLLILHGAADKVTDPNVSKILYNMANTNDKTLKLYEEGFHCILEGEPDGRILSVINDIISWLDSHSDKN